A window of Mesotoga sp. Brook.08.105.5.1 genomic DNA:
TTGCCTTTGATTCGGTGCTAGATGCTCTGATGCTCAGCTCAACCATTTCGCTTCCCGATTATCTCGATGATTTTCTCGTAGGAAGCGTTTATCTGTTTTTCCAACTGCTTCATTTCTTCATTTACCCACGAGCCATAATCAGGGTCTTTAAGAGATTTCATGTTTATCATTACGTTGGCTTTAGCTATTTTGTAAACCGCATGAAGAAGGTGAGCGGCACTTTCTGCGTCCGAAAGCACATTTGAGTTCCCCCACTTGGCAAGTCGTTCGACGTTGAAAATGATATTCTTGCAGCGTCTGGCGAGATCAAAAGGCACTTCTATTGCTGTTTTCAAAGCCTGCTGAACCTTCATCTCCCTGCTATTCTTTTCATCATCTGTGGCCTTTGACATCTTATAGGCTGACATCACCTGGTCGAACGCCTGGATATCGCGGTTCATAAGATCACATAGGTAGTTGCTTTCTGACTCAAAGACTTCTAAAGCGGACTCCATATGACCTTCAACATCTTCGTATCCCTTCTTGCCAATGGTCAAGTTCGCAACCATAGACCCTAATGACGCTGCGAGAGCAGCTACGACCGCACCTACTGCTCCGCCTCCTGGAGTTGCAGATTTCT
This region includes:
- a CDS encoding cyclodeaminase/cyclohydrolase family protein, whose product is MDFCTLPVKDFLKKVAEKSATPGGGAVGAVVAALAASLGSMVANLTIGKKGYEDVEGHMESALEVFESESNYLCDLMNRDIQAFDQVMSAYKMSKATDDEKNSREMKVQQALKTAIEVPFDLARRCKNIIFNVERLAKWGNSNVLSDAESAAHLLHAVYKIAKANVMINMKSLKDPDYGSWVNEEMKQLEKQINASYEKIIEIIGKRNG